The Halosimplex litoreum genome has a window encoding:
- a CDS encoding class II glutamine amidotransferase domain-containing protein, whose product MTGLIGRSPGDTELDEMAEAMVREDWYELETASEGAAAVGVLEHGTRDPDANVVWRGDGLLGVVYGVVSNRDRLALSWGDLFRGVADDSRDTLARLDGPFALACVDTRASVVHLATDKAGSRPLYYAPAGDPDGAGDRFEGDGIAFASELGPLAAERADPTLDPRAVGDLLLFGGVVGERTLLTEVGSLPPATRLTVDDGVSTERYWEPAPEGLAPSGYPDRWLADYRRALADVATTARDRTLWFPGDADSRIAAAVLADQSPPIRTLACAGPTGGDRETGASVATRLGTPNAGDHGEPDHHLVDAVADAVAATDAMVAWSTVDALAYVTDGLHDDADVLVHGDAALDAATWAGAIAADDSAASALSEHESVIPAETVRDLLAVDADQLDSVDAVVANCVDGPAERTAVDAATQVRAATELRSRAVQRRQVGTRTLASGSLLDTAARMPTAYRLGTLPISAPVGAGTPPIRRAVAERLGSDLAVIPTGPGGADSAAPRDDAASDERGVPAGDGYARRYATDDRFRRFVDDLLDGVAERAPLDAAAVSALHDRLAARDLSTFAPVAALTGLELWARRHLDDDTAARGRSAVEV is encoded by the coding sequence ATGACGGGACTGATCGGACGGTCGCCGGGCGACACGGAGCTGGACGAGATGGCCGAAGCGATGGTCCGGGAGGACTGGTACGAACTGGAGACCGCGAGCGAAGGAGCGGCGGCCGTGGGCGTGCTCGAACACGGGACGCGCGACCCGGACGCGAACGTCGTCTGGCGGGGCGACGGTCTCCTGGGGGTCGTCTACGGAGTCGTGTCGAACCGCGACCGGCTGGCGCTGTCGTGGGGCGACCTCTTCCGCGGGGTCGCCGACGACTCCCGGGACACGCTTGCGCGGCTCGACGGCCCGTTCGCGCTCGCCTGCGTCGACACTCGCGCGAGCGTGGTCCACCTAGCGACGGACAAAGCCGGGAGCCGGCCGCTCTACTACGCGCCGGCCGGCGACCCCGACGGGGCCGGCGACCGCTTCGAAGGCGACGGGATCGCCTTCGCGTCGGAACTCGGGCCGCTGGCGGCCGAGCGGGCGGATCCGACGCTGGACCCTCGGGCGGTGGGGGACCTGCTGCTGTTCGGCGGCGTCGTCGGCGAGCGGACGCTCCTCACCGAGGTCGGGAGCCTCCCACCGGCGACGCGCCTGACCGTCGACGACGGGGTGTCGACCGAGCGCTACTGGGAACCGGCCCCAGAGGGGCTGGCGCCGTCGGGGTACCCCGACCGGTGGCTGGCCGACTACCGGCGTGCGCTGGCGGACGTGGCGACGACGGCGCGCGACCGGACGCTCTGGTTCCCGGGCGACGCCGACAGTCGGATCGCCGCGGCGGTGCTCGCGGACCAGTCGCCCCCGATTCGGACACTCGCGTGTGCGGGTCCGACCGGCGGCGACAGGGAGACGGGTGCATCGGTCGCCACGCGTCTCGGGACGCCGAACGCGGGGGATCACGGCGAGCCGGATCACCACCTCGTCGACGCCGTCGCCGACGCCGTGGCGGCGACCGACGCGATGGTGGCGTGGTCGACCGTCGACGCGCTCGCTTACGTGACCGACGGGCTCCACGACGACGCCGACGTGCTCGTCCACGGTGACGCCGCCCTCGACGCGGCGACGTGGGCGGGCGCCATCGCCGCGGACGATTCGGCGGCGAGCGCGCTCTCCGAGCACGAGTCCGTCATCCCGGCGGAGACGGTCCGCGACCTGCTCGCGGTCGACGCGGACCAGCTGGACTCCGTCGACGCGGTCGTCGCGAACTGCGTCGACGGGCCGGCCGAGCGGACGGCGGTCGACGCGGCCACACAGGTCCGGGCGGCGACCGAGTTGCGGAGTCGCGCGGTCCAGCGCCGGCAGGTCGGCACCAGAACGCTCGCGAGCGGGTCACTACTCGACACGGCCGCGCGGATGCCCACCGCATATCGGCTCGGGACGCTCCCCATCTCGGCACCGGTCGGCGCGGGCACCCCACCGATCCGCCGAGCGGTCGCCGAACGGCTCGGCTCCGACCTGGCGGTGATCCCGACGGGACCGGGCGGGGCCGATTCGGCCGCGCCACGGGATGACGCGGCGAGCGACGAGCGTGGAGTGCCGGCCGGTGACGGGTACGCCCGCCGGTACGCGACCGACGACCGCTTCCGGCGGTTCGTCGACGACCTCCTCGACGGCGTCGCCGAGCGCGCTCCCCTCGACGCAGCCGCCGTGTCGGCTCTGCACGACCGCCTCGCGGCGCGCGATCTGTCGACGTTCGCCCCGGTCGCGGCGCTGACGGGGCTGGAACTCTGGGCGCGTCGGCACCTGGACGACGACACCGCCGCCCGCGGGCGGTCGGCCGTCGAAGTCTGA